One genomic segment of Pseudoalteromonas sp. GCY includes these proteins:
- a CDS encoding ABC transporter permease, which yields MKELILLAWQGLKQKPKLSALMVINLAVGITLMLTMSAIVKQSSSEVIGYKGDSLYTAGLNYFDADEDVADFRQFPRWTYQDAQALKQADLPYEYLSFNYTTEFIVGLADNSVRPISVEASGTDREIFSVLDAPFIHGTFWNEQSQKSGEAVAVISKNANDHLFGGANSIGQFIQVQGEQIQVVGVVDLSNYKRRFQDLSFSNNYNHDVFIPLNYAYAQNFPRTGQVTCRTDDLYTATSPRSGSIDMLKSAECGYLTVWFQYQDDMGAAHLAELKTWLNNYIAKQQAVGRFQHKNLTDFYSMGELYILIQRFMAWEAIYLTFSYLLFGICLVNTIGILLAKFQANRKLISLYRALGANRGVIMKIHFLEILILTVASVMLGFVLAFAGLELMFHLRMYQADYMALAEQVRQIYQFDGELALLTTIGIFLAVGISGLYPVYRSSRVSPAAELRG from the coding sequence ATGAAAGAGCTAATACTATTAGCTTGGCAGGGATTAAAACAAAAACCCAAGCTAAGCGCACTGATGGTAATTAACCTTGCAGTTGGGATCACCTTGATGTTGACGATGTCAGCAATTGTTAAACAAAGCAGTAGCGAAGTGATTGGCTATAAGGGAGACAGCTTATACACGGCGGGCCTCAACTATTTTGATGCCGATGAAGATGTGGCCGATTTTAGACAATTCCCTCGCTGGACTTATCAAGATGCCCAAGCACTTAAGCAAGCGGATTTACCATACGAGTATCTATCATTTAACTACACCACTGAGTTTATCGTTGGGCTTGCAGATAACTCAGTTAGGCCGATAAGCGTAGAAGCTTCTGGTACAGATAGAGAGATATTTAGTGTACTAGACGCGCCGTTTATTCACGGTACTTTTTGGAACGAACAAAGCCAAAAAAGTGGCGAAGCGGTGGCTGTTATCAGTAAAAATGCCAACGACCATCTATTTGGGGGAGCGAATTCTATTGGACAGTTTATTCAGGTTCAAGGCGAACAAATACAAGTCGTGGGCGTGGTTGATTTAAGCAATTATAAACGTCGCTTCCAAGATTTGAGCTTTAGTAATAATTACAATCACGATGTTTTTATTCCGCTAAATTATGCTTATGCCCAAAACTTTCCAAGAACTGGGCAAGTTACCTGCAGAACCGATGATTTATACACAGCAACTAGCCCGCGTAGCGGCAGTATAGACATGCTGAAAAGTGCTGAATGTGGTTATTTGACGGTTTGGTTCCAGTACCAAGATGATATGGGGGCGGCACATCTAGCTGAGCTAAAAACTTGGTTGAATAACTATATTGCAAAGCAGCAAGCGGTTGGCCGTTTTCAACATAAAAATCTCACCGACTTTTATAGCATGGGCGAGCTCTATATTTTGATCCAGCGCTTTATGGCATGGGAAGCCATTTACCTGACTTTTTCTTATTTACTATTTGGCATTTGTTTAGTGAATACGATTGGCATTCTGCTCGCCAAATTCCAAGCCAATCGCAAGCTTATTTCCCTTTACCGAGCCCTTGGCGCAAATCGTGGAGTAATAATGAAAATTCACTTTTTAGAGATCCTGATACTCACGGTTGCTTCCGTAATGCTCGGCTTTGTATTGGCATTCGCAGGGCTTGAATTGATGTTCCACCTACGTATGTATCAGGCGGATTACATGGCACTTGCTGAGCAAGTCCGTCAAATCTATCAGTTCGATGGTGAGCTGGCACTTTTGACGACGATAGGCATTTTCTTGGCGGTCGGCATATCTGGATTATATCCGGTGTATCGCAGTAGTCGCGTATCACCAGCTGCGGAATTAAGGGGGTAA
- a CDS encoding ABC transporter permease produces the protein MAIKHILKLILKQKSIALLIILQIAITVMIVSNTAFISYATLQNWLIPSKLEEQQILNVTTRVFDTSVDVQSLIEKDIQAIENVPGVIAASYAGRELVLNSLGPGWTIFKDTKPETDYNVFGYFGLDEKGVGVLGLELIEGRAFYASEFIKGDEATKNAGVIMISDDLATSLFGDDSALGQSVYISRQRIPHQVVGVYKGKMLGESATYSQQPYHSGVVPEVIWGNRQRANYLVRVEKGLSERILEDVETALYHSEGRMVERVEFVARAKKRLWDGRSTFALTMAGISIIACVVTALGIVALVSFSVSLRKKDHGVLRALGASKGKVMWSLIKENTILVFIGLVLGFGLSILLYYFLMNNVRVQSVVEIPLLVGVAIFTWLVSTLAVYLPAKEAAKVSPAQVTKSS, from the coding sequence ATGGCGATTAAACATATTTTAAAACTGATTTTAAAACAAAAAAGTATTGCGCTGTTAATCATTCTACAAATCGCGATCACCGTGATGATTGTCAGCAATACGGCGTTTATCAGCTATGCAACGCTGCAAAATTGGTTAATTCCATCAAAGTTGGAAGAGCAACAAATACTTAATGTGACGACGCGTGTATTTGATACCTCTGTAGACGTGCAGTCGCTCATCGAGAAGGATATTCAAGCGATTGAAAACGTGCCTGGAGTTATTGCTGCATCTTATGCTGGTAGAGAACTCGTGCTTAATAGCTTAGGCCCAGGGTGGACTATTTTTAAAGATACTAAACCAGAAACGGATTATAACGTGTTCGGTTATTTTGGTTTAGATGAAAAAGGGGTCGGTGTACTTGGGCTCGAACTGATAGAGGGTCGTGCATTTTATGCCAGCGAATTTATCAAAGGTGATGAGGCAACAAAAAATGCAGGCGTTATTATGATAAGTGACGACCTTGCCACGTCGTTATTTGGTGATGACTCTGCTCTTGGACAGTCGGTTTATATTTCAAGGCAGCGGATTCCACATCAAGTGGTTGGTGTTTATAAAGGTAAAATGCTTGGTGAAAGTGCCACATACAGTCAACAGCCCTACCATTCGGGAGTTGTACCTGAAGTTATATGGGGTAACCGTCAACGGGCAAATTATTTAGTGAGAGTGGAAAAAGGCCTGTCTGAGCGTATTTTAGAAGACGTTGAAACCGCGCTGTATCACTCTGAAGGTCGTATGGTGGAGCGAGTTGAGTTCGTTGCTCGTGCGAAGAAGCGTTTGTGGGATGGCCGTAGCACCTTTGCACTCACCATGGCAGGCATTAGCATCATCGCTTGTGTGGTAACCGCGCTGGGTATAGTCGCACTTGTCAGCTTTTCTGTTAGCTTAAGAAAGAAAGATCATGGTGTGCTTCGTGCGTTAGGTGCATCTAAAGGTAAAGTGATGTGGTCTTTAATTAAAGAAAATACAATTTTAGTCTTTATCGGTTTAGTGCTAGGCTTTGGTCTCTCGATTTTGCTTTACTATTTTTTGATGAATAATGTTCGAGTGCAAAGTGTGGTAGAGATCCCGTTATTGGTTGGGGTAGCTATTTTTACTTGGCTTGTGAGTACATTGGCGGTATACCTGCCTGCCAAAGAAGCCGCGAAAGTGTCGCCGGCGCAAGTAACTAAATCCAGCTAA
- a CDS encoding sigma-54-dependent transcriptional regulator — MSVLVIDDNPDVIQAIKVLLLLNDIPCEGVTSPQLGLEKVRSKQFDLVIQDMNFTRDTTSGAEGKALYKAIRDLEPDLPIILLTAWTNLEMAVELIKDGAADYLAKPWKDHKLVTSVKNLLEMRELQEQVSSAANQRNARLQKLKAQYDLCGVVVADPAMLSLLEMATQVAHSDAPILITGPNGSGKEKVAEIVQANSGYKHKPFIKVNAGAIPADLIEAELFGVESGAYTGAQKSRAGRFEAADGGTLFLDEIGNLSLAGQQKLLRVLQSGEFERVGSNVTKKVSVRVISATNSNLPEAIRAGTFREDLYYRINMIELKLPPLSERKEDITVLVEHFLPNNKSVSNTAMKQLKHHTWPGNVRELENTIGRAVLLSPGQEIECEHLAIQTPQHEEPLEYTQADIEAALDSADGVVSKAARKLGLSRQALYRRMEKFGLK, encoded by the coding sequence ATGAGTGTATTGGTAATTGACGATAATCCGGATGTAATTCAAGCCATTAAAGTCCTTTTGTTGCTCAATGATATTCCGTGTGAAGGTGTTACCTCTCCGCAGCTGGGCCTAGAGAAGGTGCGTAGCAAACAGTTCGACTTAGTTATTCAAGATATGAACTTTACCCGAGACACCACCAGCGGCGCGGAAGGTAAAGCCCTGTATAAAGCCATTCGAGATTTAGAGCCTGATTTGCCGATCATTTTATTGACGGCTTGGACAAACCTTGAAATGGCGGTGGAGCTAATTAAAGATGGTGCGGCAGACTACTTAGCCAAACCTTGGAAAGATCATAAACTAGTCACTTCAGTGAAAAACTTGCTCGAAATGCGAGAATTACAAGAGCAAGTAAGTAGCGCTGCGAATCAGCGCAATGCCAGATTACAAAAGCTAAAAGCGCAATACGACCTGTGTGGTGTGGTGGTAGCCGATCCGGCCATGTTGAGCTTGCTTGAAATGGCGACTCAGGTTGCGCACTCCGACGCGCCAATTCTGATCACAGGACCAAACGGCTCAGGTAAAGAGAAAGTTGCAGAAATCGTGCAAGCCAATAGCGGCTATAAACATAAACCCTTTATTAAAGTGAATGCTGGGGCCATTCCGGCGGACCTAATTGAGGCCGAGTTATTTGGGGTTGAAAGTGGTGCTTATACAGGCGCACAAAAATCGAGGGCTGGGCGCTTTGAAGCAGCCGATGGTGGTACTTTGTTTTTGGATGAAATCGGCAACTTGTCTTTGGCTGGTCAGCAAAAATTACTTAGGGTTTTACAAAGCGGCGAGTTTGAGCGCGTTGGCAGTAACGTGACCAAAAAGGTGAGCGTTAGGGTGATAAGTGCTACCAACAGTAATTTACCGGAGGCCATTCGCGCTGGTACTTTTAGAGAAGACTTGTATTATCGGATCAATATGATTGAGCTTAAACTGCCGCCATTGTCTGAGCGAAAAGAAGATATTACGGTGTTGGTTGAGCACTTTTTACCGAATAATAAGAGCGTGAGTAACACGGCAATGAAGCAGTTAAAGCACCACACGTGGCCTGGAAACGTCAGGGAGCTTGAAAACACCATAGGCCGTGCTGTGTTGCTGAGCCCCGGGCAAGAAATTGAGTGTGAGCATTTAGCTATTCAAACACCACAACATGAAGAGCCGCTTGAATATACACAAGCAGATATCGAAGCAGCATTAGACAGCGCTGATGGCGTAGTGAGTAAAGCCGCAAGAAAGCTTGGATTAAGTCGGCAAGCACTATACCGAAGAATGGAGAAGTTTGGTTTAAAATGA
- a CDS encoding sensor histidine kinase encodes MTVSLQAAVSACLFVSLLVFAAILWLAASFAIPITLAIPLGLLVATVVGIVGISYFFSRQQRIIDCLTDGIRSFKDQDFSVQITHFESIEMSDLILEYNRLSTTLKKQRHATSQRELLLDTILQVSPVSIILLNQFDQVVYANDKAGKLLNNKKSLSGLVLHHAIANADPKLQTILLQKESGFVTFQANDEKQSYYFSRQSITLNHQPHVLLMCQNLSSEMSRQEVGLWKNAIRLISHELNNSLAPISSLTNSANTIVERSAEEQNHALIQLLPDMLATINRRTENLSEFVAKYSEFARLPAPNITEQALQPILDTVNKLYTFTLLAPLPVERAFFDAVQIEQVLINLIKNAHESGSKIDEIGVKLLVDYQRLIVVVVDRGAGMEEEKLANAVLPFFSTKPSGTGVGLSICNEVAIAHGGQLKLFNREKGGLMVQFDLPLVAPKT; translated from the coding sequence ATGACGGTATCTCTTCAAGCAGCGGTGTCTGCATGCCTATTTGTATCACTATTGGTGTTTGCGGCTATTTTATGGCTGGCTGCTTCGTTTGCAATACCAATTACTCTGGCAATTCCACTGGGGCTGCTTGTTGCGACGGTAGTAGGCATTGTCGGTATCAGTTACTTTTTCTCTCGCCAACAGCGGATCATAGATTGCTTAACGGACGGGATCCGCAGTTTTAAAGATCAAGACTTCTCAGTTCAAATTACTCATTTTGAAAGCATAGAAATGTCTGATTTAATTCTGGAATATAATCGTTTATCGACAACACTAAAAAAGCAGCGCCATGCCACCAGCCAAAGGGAGTTACTACTCGATACCATTTTGCAGGTGTCGCCGGTGTCGATTATATTACTCAATCAGTTTGATCAGGTTGTATATGCCAACGACAAAGCCGGCAAGTTACTCAATAACAAAAAGTCGTTAAGTGGCCTTGTGCTTCATCATGCCATTGCGAATGCCGATCCTAAACTGCAAACTATTTTGCTACAAAAAGAGTCTGGGTTTGTGACCTTTCAAGCCAATGATGAAAAGCAAAGCTATTACTTTTCAAGGCAGAGCATAACACTCAACCACCAGCCGCACGTGTTGCTTATGTGTCAAAATCTATCAAGCGAAATGAGCCGTCAAGAAGTAGGGCTTTGGAAAAATGCCATCCGTCTTATCAGTCATGAACTCAATAATTCATTAGCGCCTATTTCTTCACTGACTAACTCCGCAAATACAATTGTTGAGCGCAGTGCTGAAGAGCAAAACCACGCTCTTATTCAACTGTTGCCCGATATGCTGGCAACCATTAATCGCCGCACCGAGAACTTGAGTGAGTTTGTTGCTAAATATAGCGAGTTTGCGAGGTTGCCCGCGCCTAATATTACAGAGCAAGCCCTTCAACCTATTCTTGATACCGTTAATAAACTATACACATTTACCTTGCTGGCTCCACTCCCTGTTGAGCGCGCCTTTTTTGATGCGGTACAGATAGAGCAGGTGCTGATAAACTTAATAAAAAATGCCCATGAGTCAGGATCTAAGATAGATGAAATAGGCGTTAAACTGCTGGTTGATTATCAACGACTAATCGTTGTAGTCGTTGACAGAGGCGCAGGGATGGAAGAAGAAAAGCTAGCAAACGCAGTACTGCCATTCTTTTCTACTAAACCCAGTGGCACAGGGGTAGGATTGAGTATTTGTAATGAAGTCGCAATTGCCCACGGTGGACAACTTAAGCTATTTAATCGCGAGAAAGGTGGTCTAATGGTTCAGTTTGATCTGCCCCTCGTTGCACCTAAAACATAG
- a CDS encoding catalase, producing the protein MTKCPLTTTAGNPIADNQNSLTAGPRGPLLVEDYQLIEKLAHQNRERIPERTVHAKGWGAFGTFTVTNDISRYTKAKLFAEVGKQTDILMRFSTVAGEKGAADAERDVRGFSIKFYTEEGNWDLVGNNTPVFFVRDPYKFPDFIHTQKRHPKTNLRSNTAQWDFWSLSPESLHQVLILMSDRGLPTDVRHMNGYGSHTFSLINAENQRVWVKFHMKTQQGHQHHTDEESKSVIGESRESFQEDLLEAIERGNYPKWDMKIQVMTEAQAKQFQHNPFDLTKVWPHGDFPLIDVGTLELNRVPDNYFAEIEQAAFSPSNVVSGIGFSPDKMLQARIFSYADAHRYRLGTHYEALPVNRPKCPVHHYHKDGAMRFFNNEPGGNEDAYYEPNSMGGPKESPEYKRPALELEGMADRYNHRKDNDDFSQPRALYCLFDDTQKQRLYGNIARAMAGVPEHIIERQLGLFKSVHEELEAGVRMALSE; encoded by the coding sequence ATGACCAAATGTCCATTAACCACCACAGCTGGTAATCCAATCGCCGATAATCAAAATAGTTTGACCGCAGGCCCTAGAGGCCCCTTATTGGTTGAAGATTACCAGTTAATCGAAAAACTGGCGCATCAAAATAGAGAGCGTATACCAGAGCGTACCGTGCATGCTAAAGGATGGGGTGCGTTTGGAACATTTACGGTAACAAACGACATAAGCCGATATACCAAGGCAAAGCTATTTGCTGAGGTTGGTAAGCAAACCGACATTCTGATGCGCTTTTCAACGGTAGCCGGAGAAAAAGGGGCTGCGGATGCGGAGCGTGACGTAAGAGGTTTCTCGATAAAGTTTTACACTGAAGAAGGAAACTGGGATTTGGTTGGCAATAATACCCCCGTGTTTTTTGTTCGTGATCCGTATAAATTCCCCGATTTTATTCACACCCAAAAACGCCACCCTAAAACTAACCTGCGCTCCAACACCGCGCAATGGGATTTTTGGTCTCTGTCACCGGAAAGCCTGCATCAAGTATTAATTTTAATGTCTGACCGTGGCTTGCCAACGGATGTGAGGCACATGAACGGCTATGGTTCACATACCTTTAGTCTGATCAACGCAGAAAACCAAAGAGTTTGGGTGAAGTTTCATATGAAGACCCAACAAGGCCACCAGCATCATACCGATGAAGAGTCAAAATCAGTAATTGGCGAAAGCAGAGAGAGTTTTCAAGAGGACTTGCTTGAGGCCATAGAGCGCGGAAATTATCCGAAATGGGATATGAAAATTCAGGTGATGACTGAAGCACAAGCAAAACAGTTCCAACACAATCCGTTTGATTTAACCAAAGTCTGGCCGCATGGCGACTTTCCACTCATCGATGTTGGCACACTCGAATTAAATCGCGTACCAGACAATTATTTTGCAGAGATAGAACAAGCTGCATTTAGTCCGTCTAACGTGGTGTCTGGAATTGGATTTTCTCCCGATAAAATGTTGCAAGCACGCATTTTCTCCTATGCTGATGCTCACCGCTACCGACTCGGCACGCATTATGAGGCATTACCCGTTAATCGCCCAAAATGCCCAGTGCATCATTACCACAAAGACGGTGCAATGCGGTTCTTTAACAATGAACCTGGTGGTAACGAAGATGCCTACTACGAGCCTAACTCGATGGGTGGCCCAAAAGAGAGCCCAGAGTATAAACGCCCTGCTCTTGAGCTTGAGGGAATGGCGGATAGATACAACCACCGCAAAGACAATGATGACTTTTCACAGCCTCGTGCTCTATATTGCCTATTTGATGATACCCAAAAGCAGCGCTTGTACGGCAACATAGCACGCGCAATGGCGGGTGTACCTGAGCATATCATTGAACGCCAACTTGGCTTATTTAAATCTGTTCACGAAGAACTTGAAGCAGGTGTTAGAATGGCACTGAGTGAATAG
- a CDS encoding S41 family peptidase: MFKLSTVASLLALSFTSGAMAQISYLEDTRDQISIQDYSYEQKALVAEQAKLLLDGLYVNKYAKNLYYGLSPAGHLDPVVAVDDLINNMGNLSSSQFHQQLQKIFLSQRDFHLDYNYPAPMKNFVSFVPVHFAQTVNADGSKEVRVNRIWQNYTVLAPDTSTVSLGDKVIAYNGQAVTDVVNNTLFQGGGANPDGGFVGALNNLTIKSHNKQMPPQNDALTLTLESYETGEIYSVNLPWLVYNGNPSTQANTEDNTAQFTQSINYEFATFKELEAAAQDSAFALAANATAEPTVTWNKVQVDGESVGYIKIASFSPKNGTNTALVAIIDILDNQLSDTKALIIDVRSNPGGNILYNDYLLQLFTPKRVTPSHVRFINTPENHHILNNSLFGTYLSDNWHQVLADVQGTNEQYSAATSFMTKDAANQIGQAYYGNVGVWANANTYSAGDMFTCGMQDNGIATVFGQHERTGAGGANVIEHGLFVQYVGAPYQALPYDQSMRVSWRQSVRQGHHINALIEDYGCVANEVVSYNVEDIFDGDAQDFNTIARKLLAKPTARATVAFNSDRFASVAETNGVYNFDVTNTEYVDVYIDGTKVKRISAFAYGTQAKTISYTLPSNVTTGTVQFVGLDSGKTRLWNSTRFF, from the coding sequence ATGTTTAAATTATCAACAGTTGCCAGTCTTCTGGCATTAAGCTTTACATCGGGTGCAATGGCACAAATATCCTATCTTGAAGACACACGCGACCAAATTAGTATTCAAGATTATAGTTATGAACAAAAAGCGCTTGTAGCTGAGCAAGCGAAACTATTGCTTGACGGTTTATACGTCAATAAATATGCCAAAAACCTGTACTACGGACTTTCTCCGGCCGGACACTTAGACCCAGTAGTTGCAGTAGACGACTTAATCAATAACATGGGAAATCTAAGTTCTTCTCAATTTCATCAGCAGCTGCAAAAGATCTTCTTATCTCAGCGAGATTTTCATTTGGACTATAACTACCCGGCACCAATGAAAAACTTTGTTTCTTTTGTGCCAGTTCATTTTGCACAAACCGTAAATGCAGATGGTAGCAAGGAAGTACGCGTAAACCGTATCTGGCAAAACTACACCGTACTTGCACCAGATACATCAACGGTTTCTTTAGGCGATAAAGTCATTGCATATAACGGCCAAGCAGTAACTGATGTGGTAAACAACACACTATTCCAAGGCGGTGGAGCTAATCCAGATGGCGGGTTTGTTGGCGCGTTAAACAACTTGACTATCAAATCACATAATAAACAGATGCCGCCACAAAATGATGCGCTAACGCTTACTTTGGAATCTTACGAAACGGGCGAAATATATAGCGTTAACTTGCCTTGGTTGGTTTATAACGGAAATCCGAGTACACAAGCGAATACAGAGGATAATACAGCGCAGTTTACACAAAGTATTAACTATGAATTTGCTACATTTAAGGAGTTAGAAGCGGCAGCACAAGATAGTGCTTTTGCCCTAGCAGCCAATGCCACTGCTGAGCCGACGGTGACATGGAATAAGGTACAAGTAGACGGCGAATCCGTCGGCTACATTAAGATTGCCTCTTTTTCACCTAAAAATGGAACTAACACTGCCCTTGTTGCCATCATAGATATCTTAGATAACCAGTTAAGTGACACGAAAGCACTTATTATTGATGTTAGAAGCAACCCAGGCGGTAATATTCTATACAACGACTATTTACTACAACTGTTTACACCAAAACGTGTTACTCCATCTCATGTACGTTTTATCAACACACCTGAGAACCACCATATTCTAAATAATTCCCTGTTCGGTACTTACCTAAGTGATAATTGGCACCAAGTATTGGCTGACGTACAAGGCACCAATGAACAATACTCTGCTGCAACCTCATTCATGACAAAAGATGCAGCAAACCAGATTGGTCAGGCATATTATGGTAACGTGGGGGTTTGGGCAAACGCTAACACCTACTCTGCAGGTGATATGTTCACATGTGGTATGCAAGATAACGGTATTGCAACCGTATTTGGACAGCACGAACGTACTGGTGCAGGTGGCGCAAACGTAATTGAGCATGGTTTATTTGTACAGTACGTGGGTGCACCATATCAAGCGCTACCTTATGATCAAAGTATGCGGGTGTCTTGGCGTCAGTCAGTACGTCAAGGTCATCACATCAATGCGCTCATTGAGGATTACGGCTGTGTTGCCAATGAAGTTGTCAGTTATAACGTTGAAGACATATTCGATGGTGATGCTCAAGATTTCAATACGATCGCTCGTAAGTTACTCGCAAAACCCACAGCGCGTGCAACGGTAGCATTTAATTCAGATAGATTTGCGTCGGTTGCTGAGACTAACGGAGTGTATAATTTTGATGTAACCAATACAGAATACGTAGACGTGTACATTGATGGCACTAAAGTAAAACGTATTTCTGCATTTGCGTATGGTACTCAAGCTAAAACGATTAGCTACACATTACCAAGTAACGTAACGACTGGTACAGTGCAGTTTGTTGGGTTAGATAGTGGTAAAACACGTTTATGGAATTCAACGAGGTTTTTCTAA
- a CDS encoding AMP-binding protein, with translation MTTESQLTNACALTKSYFKGPQVAPLTQLTIGQYLENIVDNYPEREAIVVSHQSVRLNYREYLAKINQLAASLLAVGIQPGDRVGIWSPNNLEWSLVQFATAKIGAIMVCINPAYRPNELEYVLNNVECKMLVMAKSFKHSHYVDMIRELAPESYDCMFGELSSPRLPSLKQIVLIDEDIEPGLMNFSTLLSKANDAHYLEANAIAANLSASDAINIQFTSGTTGNPKGATLTHSNILNNGLLVANAMKLTEQDKLCIPVPLYHCFGMVLGNLVCISKGACAVFPNDSFDPLVTLEVVEREKCTGLHGVPTMFIAQLEHSDFTQFDLSSLRTGVMAGSTCPEKVMRQVQTQMHMTDVLIGYGQTECSPINNITEIDSPVEKRVQTVGRAMPHTEVKIIDELGHIAPIGTPGEVCARGYCVMKGYWQDPEKTAATIDDDGWLHSGDLGVMDDEGFVSIVGRIKDMIIRGGENIYPREIEEVLYHHHDIQDAAVFGIKDEKYGEEVCVWVQLKPGHYISEEDIRVFLKDKLAYFKVPKYIKLVDAYPMTVTGKLQKFKMRDQMEQELHQTT, from the coding sequence ATGACAACAGAGAGCCAATTAACAAATGCATGTGCACTTACAAAGAGTTACTTCAAAGGCCCCCAAGTAGCACCGCTTACTCAACTCACCATAGGGCAATATCTAGAAAACATTGTCGACAATTATCCAGAAAGAGAAGCCATTGTTGTCTCTCATCAATCAGTTCGCTTAAATTATCGTGAGTACCTCGCAAAAATAAATCAACTTGCCGCAAGCCTTTTAGCTGTAGGGATCCAACCGGGGGATAGAGTTGGTATTTGGTCTCCGAACAATCTTGAATGGAGCCTAGTACAATTTGCAACCGCTAAAATCGGTGCAATTATGGTGTGCATTAACCCAGCCTATCGCCCAAACGAGCTTGAATACGTGCTAAACAACGTTGAGTGTAAAATGTTAGTCATGGCTAAATCATTTAAACATAGCCATTACGTCGATATGATAAGAGAACTGGCTCCAGAGTCCTATGACTGCATGTTTGGCGAATTATCTTCACCGCGCCTTCCCTCGCTCAAGCAGATTGTGCTGATTGACGAGGATATTGAACCGGGTCTAATGAATTTCAGCACCTTGTTATCTAAAGCTAATGATGCTCACTATCTTGAAGCAAATGCGATTGCAGCCAACCTCAGCGCCAGTGACGCTATCAATATTCAATTTACTTCAGGTACAACAGGCAACCCAAAAGGCGCCACCCTCACCCACAGTAATATCCTCAATAACGGATTGCTCGTCGCCAATGCCATGAAGCTCACAGAGCAAGACAAGCTTTGTATTCCCGTTCCGCTTTATCATTGTTTTGGCATGGTGCTCGGTAATCTCGTTTGTATTAGTAAAGGTGCGTGCGCCGTATTCCCTAACGATAGCTTTGATCCGCTTGTCACTTTAGAAGTTGTTGAACGAGAAAAATGCACCGGGCTTCACGGTGTACCAACAATGTTTATCGCACAATTAGAACACTCAGACTTTACGCAGTTTGATTTATCTTCGCTGCGCACTGGGGTGATGGCGGGCTCAACCTGCCCAGAAAAGGTCATGCGCCAAGTACAAACCCAAATGCATATGACCGATGTACTAATTGGCTACGGGCAAACCGAGTGCAGCCCAATCAACAATATTACCGAAATCGATTCGCCTGTTGAGAAACGCGTGCAGACTGTTGGTCGCGCTATGCCACATACCGAGGTCAAAATTATTGACGAGCTAGGACATATTGCCCCAATTGGTACGCCTGGTGAAGTATGTGCCCGTGGATATTGCGTAATGAAAGGCTATTGGCAAGACCCAGAAAAAACGGCGGCGACCATAGATGACGACGGCTGGCTACACTCTGGCGATTTAGGGGTAATGGACGACGAAGGGTTCGTCAGTATCGTCGGCCGCATAAAAGACATGATCATTCGCGGTGGCGAGAATATTTACCCCAGAGAAATTGAGGAAGTGCTTTATCATCATCATGATATTCAAGATGCCGCTGTATTTGGGATCAAAGACGAAAAGTATGGTGAGGAAGTATGTGTTTGGGTTCAACTTAAGCCCGGACACTATATTTCGGAAGAAGATATTCGTGTATTTTTAAAAGATAAACTCGCCTATTTCAAAGTACCAAAATACATCAAATTGGTTGACGCCTATCCGATGACGGTAACGGGTAAGCTACAAAAGTTTAAAATGAGAGATCAAATGGAGCAAGAGTTACATCAAACAACGTAA